The nucleotide window GCGCATGATGTGGTCGGCGAAGCGGTCCGCGACGGGATCGCACGCGTCCACGACCGCGCGCGAGGGCGCAAGGCGCGCGAGCACCTCCGCGAAGGCGTCGACCTCGATCTGGTTTAGCGTGCGCGTGCGCATGCCCGCGTTGAGCTCGGCTGCGGAGACGACGCGCACCTCGCAGCGCGCATAGGCGCGGATGCGGGTGGCGACCTGCTCACGCTTGTCGGGCGAAAGGAGCTTCGAGTCGCAGGCGCCCAGGCGGGCCAAGTGCGCGGGGCTTCGGGCGGCCACGGCGGCCACCACAAGTGGCCCCAGCACGGGGCCGCGTCCGGCCTCGTCGGCTCCGGCGAGCATGGCGGGCCCATCGGCGCACCTCGCATTAGCCCGTTGCGCTTTGGCGTGCGGACGGACCGTCGTTGGCGGACGAACGGCCGAATTTATATCCGGTGAGCGCGATGCGTCGGGGGAGGATACCGATGCCCGACCGCACGTTCAAGCTCATCGAACTCGTGGGGACGTCCAACCGAAGCTTCGCCGACGCGTGCAGCAACGCCGTCCGCAAGGCGAGCCGGACCCTGCACGGCCTCGCCTGGTTCGAGGTCGTGGAGCAGCGCGGCGCCATCGAGAACGGCCGCGTGAAGGAGTTCCAAGTGAAGCTCAAGGTGGCCTTCAAGCTCTTGGACGACCGGGAGCTTGGCGGCGCGACGGGCGCAAAGAAACGCTAGCGGCTCTTTTCCAGCCGCGCAAGCAGGCGATCCCGCGCGACGCGCCGCAGCTTGGACATGTCGACGAGGCGACCCGTCTCGCGCTGCATGCTCGTCATCATGCCCGGGTCGAAGCCGCACGGCCGGATCGCCTCGAAGTAGGCGAGGTCCGTGTTCGCGTTCAGCGCAAACCCGTGGAACGCGACCCAATGCCGAACGCCAAGGCCGATCGACGCGATCTTGCGGGGCGCATCCTGCGGTCCCACCCACACGCCCGTGTGCTCCCGCCCCTCGCGCGCGTGGCTCTCGACGCCAAAGGCAAGAAGCGTCTCCTGCAACGCGGCCTCGAGGAGGTGGATGTAGTCGCCGATCTTGAGCCCCCGCCCGGTGAGGTGCACGATCGGGTAGCCCACGAGTTGGCCCGGCCCGTGGTACGTCACGTCGCCGCCGCGTTCGATCTCGTAGATGGGAACGCCGAGCACGGGCGCCTGCGGCTTGTTTTCTTCCTGCGTGCGGCGGCCGCACGTGTACACGTGCGGGTGCTCGACGAGAAGCAGCGTGTCGGGGATCTTCCCGGCGGCGCGCTCCTCGACGAGCGCGAGCTGGAGATCCCAGACCTCCTTGTAATCGGCAAGCCCGAGGTCACGAACTTCGATTGATCGTGTGGATGGCTTTTCCATGCGCGGCCTCCGCCGCCTCCATGATGGCCTCGGGCAACGTCGGGTGCGGGTGCACCGTCGC belongs to Candidatus Thermoplasmatota archaeon and includes:
- the lipB gene encoding lipoyl(octanoyl) transferase LipB, whose translation is MEKPSTRSIEVRDLGLADYKEVWDLQLALVEERAAGKIPDTLLLVEHPHVYTCGRRTQEENKPQAPVLGVPIYEIERGGDVTYHGPGQLVGYPIVHLTGRGLKIGDYIHLLEAALQETLLAFGVESHAREGREHTGVWVGPQDAPRKIASIGLGVRHWVAFHGFALNANTDLAYFEAIRPCGFDPGMMTSMQRETGRLVDMSKLRRVARDRLLARLEKSR
- the rnhB gene encoding ribonuclease HII produces the protein MLAGADEAGRGPVLGPLVVAAVAARSPAHLARLGACDSKLLSPDKREQVATRIRAYARCEVRVVSAAELNAGMRTRTLNQIEVDAFAEVLARLAPSRAVVDACDPVADRFADHIMRRLPPPPCEVRARHGADRSHAIVGAASIVAKVTRDAIVRDIEREIGEPIGSGYPHDPRTRAFLQRWRQEHDDLPPHTRLYWATVAGDRPLDRRLEKYL
- a CDS encoding dodecin encodes the protein MPDRTFKLIELVGTSNRSFADACSNAVRKASRTLHGLAWFEVVEQRGAIENGRVKEFQVKLKVAFKLLDDRELGGATGAKKR